In one Oryzias latipes chromosome 13, ASM223467v1 genomic region, the following are encoded:
- the tbx2 gene encoding T-box transcription factor TBX2 isoform X2: MRDPVFTGTAMAYHPFHAHRPTDFPMSAFLAAAQPSFFPALSLPPGALTKPIPDHGLSGAAEAGLHPALSHHQAAHLRGMKSLEPEEEVDDDPKVTLEAKDLWDQFHKLGTEMVITKSGRRMFPPFKVRINGLDKKAKYILLMDIVAADDCRYKFHNSRWMVAGKADPEMPKRMYIHPDSPATGEQWMAKPVAFHKLKLTNNISDKHGFTILNSMHKYQPRFHIVRANDILKLPYSTFRTYVFPETEFVAVTAYQNDKITQLKIDNNPFAKGFRDTGNGRREKRKQLTMPSLRMYEDQCKADREGADSDASSSEPPAGRDAVHSPVGGGTSPLRFSRPSRDEKTCTDSEQELEHHDEHGSNSPGTEPMSPYSSRCEERVRERASAEKKDDSIFSIRNLEKDKTESRHRKDTTDALTKDSESGGISASKDTFSPLVVQTESPSHFSPSHLQSLALSGLHSQQFFNPLNAGSPLLFHPGQFAMAPGAFSAMGMGHLLASVSGASALENGSLSAQSTGGTPNPFPFHLSQHMLASQGIPMPPFGGLFPYPYTYMAAAAAAASASALPASSTSSPLSRNPFLGSTRPRLRFNPYQLPMSLSQSSTLLTTGLPGSLNLASETSKPGSREGSPAPEHHSTHKTGGSSGRAASPKPSMKDSVNELQSIQRLVSGLESQREPSPNTDSPK, translated from the exons ATGAGAGATCCAGTTTTTACAGGGACTGCAATGGCTTATCACCCTTTCCACGCGCACCGGCCGACTGACTTCCCCATGTCCGCCTTTCTGGCGGCCGCGCAGCCTTCCTTCTTCCCGGCGCTCAGCCTGCCTCCCGGGGCTCTCACCAAGCCCATCCCGGATCACGGCCTGAGCGGGGCGGCGGAGGCTGGGCTGCACCCGGCTCTGAGCCACCATCAGGCGGCTCATCTGCGTGGTATGAAAAGTCTAGAGCCCGAGGAGGAAGTAGACGACGACCCCAAAGTAACACTGGAAGCCAAGGATCTGTGGGACCAGTTTCACAAACTCGGAACAGAGATGGTTATAACCAAATCCGGAAG gaggATGTTCCCCCCATTCAAAGTGCGAATAAACGGCCTGGATAAAAAAGCCAAATACATCCTGCTGATGGACATCGTGGCGGCCGACGACTGCCGCTACAAGTTCCACAACTCCCGCTGGATGGTGGCGGGGAAGGCCGACCCGGAGATGCCCAAGAGGATGTACATCCACCCGGACAGCCCGGCCACCGGAGAGCAGTGGATGGCCAAGCCTGTAGCCTTCCACAAGCTCAAGCTGACCAACAACATCTCGGATAAACACGGATTT ACCATCCTGAACTCCATGCACAAGTATCAGCCCAGGTTCCACATTGTGCGGGCCAACGACATCCTGAAGCTCCCCTACAGCACCTTCCGCACCTACGTTTTCCCGGAGACCGAGTTCGTGGCCGTGACGGCGTATCAGAACGACAAG ATAACGCAGCTGAAGATTGACAACAACCCATTTGCCAAAGGATTCAGGGACACGGGAAACgggaggagagaaaaaag AAAGCAGCTCACCATGCCGTCACTGCGCATGTATGAAGACCAGTGCAAGGCGGACCGAGAAGGTGCAGACTCCGACGCTTCGTCCAGTGAGCCTCCGGCCGGCAGGGACGCCGTCCACTCCCCGGTGGGTGGTGGGACCAGCCCGCTCAGGTTCAGCAGGCCCAGCCGTG ATGAAAAAACGTGCACTGACAGTGAACAAGAGCTGGAGCATCACGATGAACACGGCTCCAACAGCCCGGGAACTGAGCCCATGTCGCCCTACAGCTCCAGGTGTGAGGAACGTGTGAGGGAAAGAGCAAGTGCTGAAAAGAAGGATGATTCCATTTTTAGTATAAGGAACCTGGAGAAGGACAAAACGGAGAGCAGGCACAGGAAGGACACTACGGACGCGCTCACAAAGGACTCAGAGAGTGGAGGCATTAGTGCCAGTAAGGACACTTTCTCCCCTCTAGTGGTCCAAACGGAGAGCCCCTCACACTTCAGCCCCAGTCACTTACAAAGCCTGGCTCTGTCTGGTCTTCACAGCCAGCAGTTCTTTAACCCTCTGAACGCCGGATCACCACTGTTGTTTCACCCAGGGCAATTTGCAATGGCCCCTGGAGCATTTTCTGCCATGGGCATGGGGCATCTACTGGCCTCTGTTTCAGGAGCAAGCGCTTTGGAAAACGGCAGTCTCTCTGCCCAAAGCACAGGAGGAACCCCAAACCCCTTCCCCTTCCATCTGTCTCAGCACATGCTCGCCTCTCAG GGCATTCCTATGCCTCCATTTGGGGGTCTTTTCCCGTACCCCTACACCTACATGGCAgccgctgcagctgcagcctccGCCTCAGCTCTCCCTGCCTCCAGCACGTCCAGCCCACTCTCCAGGAACCCCTTTCTGGGCTCGACCCGGCCACGTCTCCGCTTTAACCCCTACCAGCTCCCCATGTCGCTGTCCCAGAGCTCCACCCTGCTCACCACAGGCCTGCCTGGCAGCCTGAATCTGGCCTCAGAGACCTCCAAGCCCGGCAGCAGGGAGGGCAGCCCAGCTCCAGAGCACCACAGCACCCACAAGACGGGAGGCTCCAGTGGAAGAGCGGCATCTCCCAAACCCTCCATGAAGGACTCTGTGAACGAGCTGCAGAGTATCCAGAGACTGGTGAGCGGCCTGGAGAGCCAGAGGGAGCCCTCCCCAAACACTGATTCCCCCAAGTGA
- the tbx2 gene encoding T-box transcription factor TBX2 isoform X1 has translation MRDPVFTGTAMAYHPFHAHRPTDFPMSAFLAAAQPSFFPALSLPPGALTKPIPDHGLSGAAEAGLHPALSHHQAAHLRGMKSLEPEEEVDDDPKVTLEAKDLWDQFHKLGTEMVITKSGRRMFPPFKVRINGLDKKAKYILLMDIVAADDCRYKFHNSRWMVAGKADPEMPKRMYIHPDSPATGEQWMAKPVAFHKLKLTNNISDKHGFLCSMQTILNSMHKYQPRFHIVRANDILKLPYSTFRTYVFPETEFVAVTAYQNDKITQLKIDNNPFAKGFRDTGNGRREKRKQLTMPSLRMYEDQCKADREGADSDASSSEPPAGRDAVHSPVGGGTSPLRFSRPSRDEKTCTDSEQELEHHDEHGSNSPGTEPMSPYSSRCEERVRERASAEKKDDSIFSIRNLEKDKTESRHRKDTTDALTKDSESGGISASKDTFSPLVVQTESPSHFSPSHLQSLALSGLHSQQFFNPLNAGSPLLFHPGQFAMAPGAFSAMGMGHLLASVSGASALENGSLSAQSTGGTPNPFPFHLSQHMLASQGIPMPPFGGLFPYPYTYMAAAAAAASASALPASSTSSPLSRNPFLGSTRPRLRFNPYQLPMSLSQSSTLLTTGLPGSLNLASETSKPGSREGSPAPEHHSTHKTGGSSGRAASPKPSMKDSVNELQSIQRLVSGLESQREPSPNTDSPK, from the exons ATGAGAGATCCAGTTTTTACAGGGACTGCAATGGCTTATCACCCTTTCCACGCGCACCGGCCGACTGACTTCCCCATGTCCGCCTTTCTGGCGGCCGCGCAGCCTTCCTTCTTCCCGGCGCTCAGCCTGCCTCCCGGGGCTCTCACCAAGCCCATCCCGGATCACGGCCTGAGCGGGGCGGCGGAGGCTGGGCTGCACCCGGCTCTGAGCCACCATCAGGCGGCTCATCTGCGTGGTATGAAAAGTCTAGAGCCCGAGGAGGAAGTAGACGACGACCCCAAAGTAACACTGGAAGCCAAGGATCTGTGGGACCAGTTTCACAAACTCGGAACAGAGATGGTTATAACCAAATCCGGAAG gaggATGTTCCCCCCATTCAAAGTGCGAATAAACGGCCTGGATAAAAAAGCCAAATACATCCTGCTGATGGACATCGTGGCGGCCGACGACTGCCGCTACAAGTTCCACAACTCCCGCTGGATGGTGGCGGGGAAGGCCGACCCGGAGATGCCCAAGAGGATGTACATCCACCCGGACAGCCCGGCCACCGGAGAGCAGTGGATGGCCAAGCCTGTAGCCTTCCACAAGCTCAAGCTGACCAACAACATCTCGGATAAACACGGATTT CTTTGCTCCATGCAGACCATCCTGAACTCCATGCACAAGTATCAGCCCAGGTTCCACATTGTGCGGGCCAACGACATCCTGAAGCTCCCCTACAGCACCTTCCGCACCTACGTTTTCCCGGAGACCGAGTTCGTGGCCGTGACGGCGTATCAGAACGACAAG ATAACGCAGCTGAAGATTGACAACAACCCATTTGCCAAAGGATTCAGGGACACGGGAAACgggaggagagaaaaaag AAAGCAGCTCACCATGCCGTCACTGCGCATGTATGAAGACCAGTGCAAGGCGGACCGAGAAGGTGCAGACTCCGACGCTTCGTCCAGTGAGCCTCCGGCCGGCAGGGACGCCGTCCACTCCCCGGTGGGTGGTGGGACCAGCCCGCTCAGGTTCAGCAGGCCCAGCCGTG ATGAAAAAACGTGCACTGACAGTGAACAAGAGCTGGAGCATCACGATGAACACGGCTCCAACAGCCCGGGAACTGAGCCCATGTCGCCCTACAGCTCCAGGTGTGAGGAACGTGTGAGGGAAAGAGCAAGTGCTGAAAAGAAGGATGATTCCATTTTTAGTATAAGGAACCTGGAGAAGGACAAAACGGAGAGCAGGCACAGGAAGGACACTACGGACGCGCTCACAAAGGACTCAGAGAGTGGAGGCATTAGTGCCAGTAAGGACACTTTCTCCCCTCTAGTGGTCCAAACGGAGAGCCCCTCACACTTCAGCCCCAGTCACTTACAAAGCCTGGCTCTGTCTGGTCTTCACAGCCAGCAGTTCTTTAACCCTCTGAACGCCGGATCACCACTGTTGTTTCACCCAGGGCAATTTGCAATGGCCCCTGGAGCATTTTCTGCCATGGGCATGGGGCATCTACTGGCCTCTGTTTCAGGAGCAAGCGCTTTGGAAAACGGCAGTCTCTCTGCCCAAAGCACAGGAGGAACCCCAAACCCCTTCCCCTTCCATCTGTCTCAGCACATGCTCGCCTCTCAG GGCATTCCTATGCCTCCATTTGGGGGTCTTTTCCCGTACCCCTACACCTACATGGCAgccgctgcagctgcagcctccGCCTCAGCTCTCCCTGCCTCCAGCACGTCCAGCCCACTCTCCAGGAACCCCTTTCTGGGCTCGACCCGGCCACGTCTCCGCTTTAACCCCTACCAGCTCCCCATGTCGCTGTCCCAGAGCTCCACCCTGCTCACCACAGGCCTGCCTGGCAGCCTGAATCTGGCCTCAGAGACCTCCAAGCCCGGCAGCAGGGAGGGCAGCCCAGCTCCAGAGCACCACAGCACCCACAAGACGGGAGGCTCCAGTGGAAGAGCGGCATCTCCCAAACCCTCCATGAAGGACTCTGTGAACGAGCTGCAGAGTATCCAGAGACTGGTGAGCGGCCTGGAGAGCCAGAGGGAGCCCTCCCCAAACACTGATTCCCCCAAGTGA